A stretch of the Rosa rugosa chromosome 5, drRosRugo1.1, whole genome shotgun sequence genome encodes the following:
- the LOC133712018 gene encoding uncharacterized protein LOC133712018 encodes MKLYVPNSLIDMHFRVKLVAANYYRALHHLNNFLKASPYLQRLVLKLQLYLGDPAWMELGEIEKAADCPHNHLKVVEIVGYRAHTSGVEHVMHLIKNVLALEKIVIDPVRTWQYPHGVDRPDTDLDKEVKARDHAKQYLEPKIPSTVEFVCL; translated from the exons ATGAAACTGTACGTGCCAAACTCATTGATCGACATGCACTTTAGAGTGAAACTAGTTGCAGCAAATTATTATAGGGCACTTCATCATTTAAATAACTTCCTGAAGGCATCTCCTTACTTGCAGAGACTCGTATTGAAG TTGCAGCTGTATCTGGGGGATCCAGCATGGATGGAActtggagaaattgagaaagCAGCTGATTGCCCCCATAATCACCTCAAGGTAGTAGAAATAGTTGGCTATCGAGCTCATACATCTGGTGTTGAACATGTCATGCACTTAATAAAGAATGTCCTTGCACTGGAGAAAATTGTGATTGATCCTGTACGGACATGGCAATATCCTCATGGAGTCGATAGGCCAGATACAGACCTCGATAAAGAAGTCAAGGCTAGAGACCATGCTAAGCAATACCTTGAACCAAAAATCCCTTCAACTGTAGAATTTGTGTGCCTGTAG
- the LOC133708145 gene encoding G-type lectin S-receptor-like serine/threonine-protein kinase At1g61500, producing the protein MQPIGMPMDIRSRSFCALNGSMFFFLFIFIFSFLPSHYHCAEVDGITPSQPLAQGQTLVSPGDIFELGFFSPKNSANKYVGIWHKDISPRKVVWVANRENSLAATDNLASLTVSSNGNLKLVDGKQKSIWSTNVTSLVSSLNTSSVAAVLLDNGNFVLNDHMGAELWQSFDHPGDTVLPNMVLRYDKSGKGTFLSSWKAENDPSPGRFLLGLAPQTPSQVFIWINNGSNDSHSVPYWRSGPWDKSSFIGVPEMDRRYINGFSVDDNLKQGTRDFSYSLYDKPVAYIYISPEGIVRLRFSKNDGKWYVYWQTPKNPCDIYGACGPFGICKAFVSPICKCLKGFVPKSSAEWSKGNWTGGCVRHIKLFCERQRNKSVSSRGKQVDDDGFWKMVKLKIPDSHEFITAFNAEETSNDCKLRCLNNCSCLAYAFVNNIGCLVWSKDLIDIQQFSASVGVDLYIRLARSELGEGKPIKLIASLTAIGFVSILAAIVFSFYRRRASQKRQIKLTTQNFESTGMIKSSRDGLREYIGKHNPSELKIYDFDSILIATNNFSLANKLGQGGFGPVYKGMLQDGKEVAVKRLSSSSGQGIEEFKNEMLLISNLQHKNLVRIMGCCIKEDEKLLIYEFMPNKSLDTFLFDTRKRAVLDWVTRFNIIQGVARGLLYLHHDSYVKVIHRDLKVSNILLDEKMNPKISDFGLARIVEGTQSLENTQKVVGTRGYMSPEYAMGGMFSEKSDVYSFGVVVLEIISSKKNTSFSLYDQQLGFLAYAWNLWNEGRGLELVDEILGDSYSSLEVFKCVHIGLLCVQDNAVDRPTMADIALMLTSEKDGPQPKLPVFTIQNSAYHPQPHFENTNSSKNEASITMIEGR; encoded by the exons ATGCAACCTATTGGGATGCCAATGGATATTAGAAGCAGAAGCTTTTGTGCTTTAAATGGCTCCatgttcttcttccttttcattttcattttcagcttCCTTCCATCACATTATCACTGTGCTGAAGTTGATGGAATAACTCCTTCCCAACCGTTAGCGCAGGGACAAACTCTAGTTTCCCCTGGCGACATTTTTGAGTTAGGCTTTTTCAGTCCTAAAAATTCTGCTAACAAGTATGTGGGGATATGGCACAAGGATATATCTCCGCGAAAAGTTGTATGGGTGGCCAACAGAGAAAATTCTCTTGCAGCTACAGACAACTTGGCGAGCTTGACTGTTAGCAGCAATGGGAATCTGAAGCTTGTTGATGGGAAACAGAAGTCTATTTGGTCTACCAATGTTACTTCTTTGGTGTCATCATTAAATACAAGTTCAGTTGCTGCAGTTCTTTTAGACAATGGAAACTTTGTTCTCAATGATCATATGGGAGCTGAGTTATGGCAGAGCTTTGATCACCCTGGTGACACAGTCCTGCCAAACATGGTGTTGCGTTACGATAAGTCTGGAAAGGGGACCTTCTTGAGTTCTTGGAAAGCAGAGAATGATCCATCACCAGGGAGATTCTTGCTTGGATTGGCGCCACAGACACCGTCACAAGTGTTCATTTGGATCAATAATGGATCAAATGATTCACATTCAGTTCCTTACTGGAGAAGTGGACCATGGGATAAGTCGAGCTTCATTGGTGTACCAGAAATGGATCGTCGATATATAAATGGATTTAGTGTAGATGATAACTTAAAGCAGGGCACACGAGATTTTTCTTATAGTTTATACGACAAACCTGTGgcatacatatacatatctcCAGAAGGAATAGTGAGGCTTAGATTTTCGAAGAATGATGGGAAGTGGTATGTTTATTGGCAGACACCTAAGAATCCATGTGACATTTATGGAGCTTGTGGACCTTTTGGAATTTGTAAAGCTTTTGTATCTCCAATCTGTAAGTGTTTGAAAGGTTTTGTACCAAAGTCAAGTGCGGAATGGAGCAAAGGAAACTGGACAGGAGGGTGTGTGCGGCATATCAAATTGTTTTGTGAGAGACAAAGAAATAAGTCAGTCTCATCAAGAGGAAAACAAGTTGATGATGATGGGTTTTGGAAGATGGTGAAGTTGAAAATACCAGATTCTCATGAGTTCATTACTGCTTTCAATGCTGAAGAAACGTCCAACGATTGCAAATTACGGTGTCTAAACAACTGTTCTTGCCTTGCTTATGCATTTGTTAATAATATAGGGTGTTTGGTGTGGTCCAAAGATCTTATTGATATACAACAGTTTTCGGCGTCTGTCGGAGTAGATCTTTATATTCGCCTAGCACGCTCCGAACTAG gTGAAGGAAAGCCAATAAAGTTAATCGCCAGCCTTACAGCTATTGGTTTTGTGAGTATCTTGGCAGCGATAGTATTCAGTTTTTACAGGAGACGAGCTAGCCAGAAGA GACAGATCAAACTAACAACACAGAACTTTGAATCTACTGGTATGATTAAGAGTTCAAGAGATGGTCTCCGAGAATATATAGGAAAGCATAATCCCTCAGAGCTGAAGATATATGATTTTGATAGCATACTAATTGCTACAAACAATTTCAGTCTTGCAAACAAACTTGGGCAAGGAGGATTTGGCCCAGTTTATAAG GGTATGCTACAAGATGGGAAGGAAGTAGCAGTAAAAAGACTATCCAGTAGCTCAGGACAAGGCATTGAAGAGTTCAAGAACGAGATGCTGTTGATCTCCAATCTTCAACATAAAAATCTAGTTAGGATAATGGGGTGCTGCATTAAAGAGGATGAGAAGTTACTGATTTACGAGTTCATGCCAAACAAAAGCTTGGATACTTTTCTATTTG ATACGAGGAAGAGAGCAGTGCTTGATTGGGTGACACGCTTTAATATTATTCAAGGTGTTGCTAGAGGGCTTCTTTATCTCCATCATGATTCATATGTGAAGGTAATACATAGAGATCTGAAAGTCAGCAACATTCTcttggatgagaaaatgaatccaaaaatttcagattttggattGGCAAGAATAGTTGAAGGAACACAAAGTCTAGAAAATACTCAAAAAGTTGTGGGAACACG TGGCTATATGTCTCCGGAGTATGCCATGGGGGGAATGTTTTCTGAAAAATCCGATGTCTACAGCTTTGGGGTTGTGGTCTTGGAGATTATTAGCAGCAAGAAGAATACCAGCTTCTCTTTATATGACCAACAGCTAGGCTTTCTAGCCTAT GCATGGAACTTGTGGAATGAAGGCAGGGGGTTGGAGTTGGTAGATGAAATATTGGGCGATTCATATTCCTCATTGGAAGTATTTAAATGCGTGCATATCGGGCTTTTGTGTGTACAAGACAATGCTGTGGATAGGCCAACCATGGCAGATATAGCTTTGATGTTAACTAGCGAGAAAGATGGTCCACAACCTAAGCTGCCTGTATTCACTATCCAAAACTCAGCTTATCATCCTCAACCACACTTTGAGAATACAAATTCCTCCAAAAATGAAGCTAGCATTACAATGATTGAAGGACGATAA